The Dictyoglomus sp. NZ13-RE01 genome includes a window with the following:
- a CDS encoding sugar ABC transporter permease: MKVLGGIPKSKQAQYFVLFTILSFIFAALSYYIPFIMSFRLALSEYDAVTPPKFIGLENFRRILNDKVFWISLKNSFLYSLYVVPSVIILSFLIAVGLNREGKFIKFLRTLYFLPTVSATVAIAFVWAWFYQPEYGLLNTFLRLFGFKTIYWLTDKRFALPALAIAGIWGGLSYNIILFLAGLQNIPSIYYEAASLDGAKPKDILFHITIPLMTPIIFFVLIMEIIGTVQMFEAVFILTRGGPGYATHTLVYYIYRNGFNWFRMGYGVAISWVLYFILLILTIIQFRLQKRWVYYE; the protein is encoded by the coding sequence ATGAAAGTTTTAGGAGGCATCCCAAAATCAAAACAAGCACAATATTTTGTCCTTTTTACAATTTTATCTTTCATTTTTGCTGCACTTTCTTATTATATCCCATTTATAATGTCATTTAGATTAGCTTTATCAGAATATGATGCTGTGACCCCTCCTAAATTTATTGGCTTAGAAAATTTTAGAAGAATACTAAATGACAAAGTTTTTTGGATTTCTTTAAAGAATTCTTTCCTTTATTCACTTTATGTTGTTCCTTCTGTAATTATCCTTAGCTTCCTTATAGCTGTTGGTCTTAATAGGGAGGGCAAGTTTATTAAATTTCTTAGAACTTTATATTTCCTTCCTACTGTATCTGCAACTGTTGCTATCGCTTTTGTTTGGGCATGGTTTTATCAGCCAGAATATGGCTTATTAAATACCTTCTTAAGATTATTTGGTTTTAAAACCATTTATTGGCTTACTGATAAAAGATTTGCTCTACCTGCCTTAGCAATTGCTGGAATTTGGGGAGGGCTTAGTTATAACATTATTCTCTTCTTAGCAGGTTTACAAAATATTCCTTCTATTTATTATGAGGCTGCTTCTTTAGATGGCGCAAAACCTAAAGATATTTTATTTCATATCACTATTCCTCTCATGACTCCAATCATATTTTTTGTTTTGATAATGGAAATAATAGGAACAGTTCAAATGTTTGAAGCTGTCTTCATATTAACAAGAGGTGGACCTGGTTATGCTACTCATACTCTCGTTTATTATATCTATAGAAATGGATTTAACTGGTTTAGAATGGGATATGGTGTAGCAATTTCCTGGGTATTGTATTTTATCCTGTTAATTTTAACAATAATACAATTCCGTTTACAAAAAAGGTGGGTATACTATGAGTAA